One Mycolicibacterium goodii genomic region harbors:
- a CDS encoding bifunctional adenosylcobinamide kinase/adenosylcobinamide-phosphate guanylyltransferase → MRVLVLGGIRSGKSQWAESVAQQLAGADAPVRYVATGPAPDGDASWATRVEAHRVRRPAHWQTVETTELAATLTGAPPVATLVDDIGGWLTATMDRRDAWNVDSASEAVGKDIAALVDAVDAFPAPLVMVSPEVGLTVVPATAAGRRFADELGTVNQRLAAVCERVVLVVAGQPVTVKEPT, encoded by the coding sequence GTGCGCGTCCTCGTGCTCGGCGGCATCCGATCCGGAAAATCGCAGTGGGCGGAATCCGTCGCGCAGCAACTTGCAGGCGCTGACGCGCCGGTGCGTTACGTGGCGACGGGACCGGCGCCCGACGGCGATGCGAGTTGGGCGACCCGCGTCGAGGCGCACCGGGTGCGTCGCCCGGCGCACTGGCAGACCGTCGAGACGACAGAGCTGGCCGCCACGCTCACCGGTGCGCCGCCCGTCGCGACACTGGTCGACGACATCGGTGGCTGGCTGACCGCGACGATGGACCGCCGTGACGCATGGAACGTCGACTCGGCGAGCGAGGCCGTCGGCAAAGACATCGCGGCCCTGGTCGACGCGGTCGATGCGTTCCCCGCGCCCCTGGTCATGGTCAGCCCCGAGGTCGGCCTGACCGTCGTTCCCGCGACCGCGGCCGGGCGCCGGTTCGCCGACGAGCTCGGCACCGTCAACCAGCGCCTCGCCGCGGTGTGCGAGCGCGTGGTGCTCGTCGTGGCAGGCCAGCCGGTAACCGTGAAGGAGCCGACATGA
- a CDS encoding DUF3043 domain-containing protein, which translates to MKLLGRRNNDDDKNVEGDAADSAVDEQTGPDAEDTRPRTTPPKGRPTPKRSEAAKRRGPVAPAPLTAAEARARRKEMRKTLTKEERKAEKIARRAEMAERREKMMAGEEAYLLPRDRGPVRRYVRDVVDARRNILGLFMPAALAMIFFMLALPNVQMQQILSYAMLVLVLVMVLDGFILGRKVNRLVDAKFPGNTESGWKLGFYASSRASQLRRMRAPRPMVERGAEVA; encoded by the coding sequence GTGAAACTGCTGGGCCGAAGGAACAACGACGACGACAAGAACGTCGAGGGCGACGCTGCGGATTCCGCCGTGGACGAGCAAACCGGCCCGGACGCCGAGGACACCCGGCCCCGCACCACGCCGCCGAAGGGCAGGCCGACGCCCAAGCGCAGCGAGGCCGCCAAGCGCCGGGGGCCCGTTGCGCCGGCTCCGCTGACCGCGGCCGAGGCCCGTGCGCGCCGCAAGGAGATGCGCAAGACCCTCACCAAGGAGGAACGCAAGGCCGAGAAGATCGCGCGCCGCGCCGAGATGGCCGAGCGTCGCGAGAAGATGATGGCCGGCGAGGAGGCCTACCTGCTGCCTCGTGACCGGGGTCCGGTGCGCCGCTACGTGCGCGACGTCGTCGACGCACGCCGCAACATCCTCGGCCTGTTCATGCCCGCGGCGTTGGCGATGATCTTCTTCATGCTGGCGCTGCCGAACGTGCAGATGCAGCAGATTCTGTCCTACGCGATGCTGGTGCTGGTCCTGGTGATGGTGCTCGACGGGTTCATCCTGGGCCGCAAGGTCAACCGCCTGGTCGATGCGAAGTTCCCCGGCAACACCGAAAGTGGTTGGAAGCTGGGCTTTTACGCGTCGAGCCGAGCATCGCAGCTGCGTCGTATGCGGGCTCCGCGCCCGATGGTCGAGCGCGGCGCCGAAGTCGCTTGA